One Dioscorea cayenensis subsp. rotundata cultivar TDr96_F1 chromosome 15, TDr96_F1_v2_PseudoChromosome.rev07_lg8_w22 25.fasta, whole genome shotgun sequence genomic region harbors:
- the LOC120278033 gene encoding probable disease resistance protein At4g27220 isoform X2 translates to MDFVSTITGVIFDHAWDHVGRHIGYLLSYKRNINKLERKFDELDALRKDVQERVDATRRERLEVVDNVVQNWLMNVDRKEKEVKKIKENASANKHFLHIGLHYKLGKEAADLIKTTDDLIREGKFASVSHKQPPPSTTDSLLYNEGFVIFDSRKSRAKKILEALKNEAVHSIGLCGMGGVGKTMLVKDVAKQAKEQSFFGEVVMVTASQNIDLKKIQKEMAECLGFPLNEENVVVRAAKLAERLTTKKNKVLVILDDLWEQLHLSKVGIRFPEMATTCKVVITTRNKDVCKRMSCKEIVELNKLSDEESWSLFRSRAGDAVESPTMRELAWNVARECDGLPLALVVLGAALKGEKPEHWNTVLKQLKKSMDVDLLDVSKEVFQSIKLSFDILKNETAKSCFLHCCLYPEDYDIPKEELMHLMVGGDILIGVETLNDAQDRVNLLLDQLKARSLLLQGKDERFVKMHDVVRDVTIQIGAVADHAFYCRAGQGLKEWPVESEMRNCRRLSLMGNDIKDLRPDPMQYPKLEMLILRDNRRLSSIPEMFFQHMGSLMVLDLSYTDIKSLPNSLSCLTNLRALNLRGCRALEDISHINGLKMLEILILEDCPVSIAPEGVKWAQNVRFVDLGISVMNDYFSKEFPRFHRLEQLFMSKFAGSFRELILSLRHLTHLFIDQVVDLDDSLSHELVSPGSWPDRLQDFSINFLPEHVQYWYHLHLLGRRRLGLMGTNPLAVWVKKLLEKTQNLALAEFQETELSSIDCLLLSSLEYLTIVNWPNLIKLLGDERLLHEQMNLSQLKQMRIDNCPRLISLIPSSLWGSMQKLEYVRVKACPMMLELFPFECPPNLKKLHIDNCGVRYVVSSEMDTVAILADPSPALENLHIRNCQKMIGMISPSASLQTPCFLQRLEFLLINSCPRLTHLFSYKQAISMQHLSDLFIEDCAALEAVVISTENKEEASSSAHVADHESNSLFPNLINLVLDHLPQLTAFHHPTENLEIINCQKMIGMISPLASLQVPCFFQRLINLTVNSCPRLTHLFSYEQAISMQHLSDLSISKCAALEAVVISTENKEEASSSTHVADHESYNSPFPNLRRLMLRNLPQLTAFHHPTAPPVEWLHLERYVIRECPKLQEPLKEQIRALRARMNEGEDSEGEDSEEEDSDDL, encoded by the exons ATGGACTTCGTTAGCACAATCACTGGTGTGATTTTCGATCATGCATGGGACCACGTTGGGCGCCACATTGGTTACCTTCTTTCCTACAAACGCAATATCAACAAGTTGGAGAGAAAATTTGATGAACTTGATGCTCTTCGGAAGGATGTCCAAGAAAGGGTTGATGCAACGAGACGTGAAAGACTTGAAGTGGTCGACAATGTAGTTCAAAATTGGTTGATGAACGTGGACAGAAAGGAAAAGGAggtaaagaaaatcaaagaaaatgctTCCGCCAACAAGCACTTTCTACACATAGGCTTGCACTATAAGCTTGGCAAAGAGGCTGCTGATCTTATAAAAACCACTGATGATCTTATAAGAGAAGGCAAGTTTGCTAGCGTGTCTCACAAGCAGCCACCCCCAAGCACTACCGATTCACTGTTGTATAATGAAGGTTTCGTGATTTTCGATTCAAGGAAGTCACGTGCGAAGAAAATACTTGAAGCACTGAAGAATGAAGCTGTGCACTCAATTGGGCTTTGCGGCATGGGGGGAGTGGGAAAGACGATGTTAGTTAAAGACGTCGCGAAGCAAGCCAAAGAGCAGAGCTTCTTTGgtgaggtggtgatggtgaccGCATCACAAAACATAGATCtgaagaaaattcaaaaagagatgGCAGAGTGTTTGGGTTTCCcactcaatgaagaaaatgtagTAGTAAGAGCTGCCAAGCTTGCTGAAAGACTGACAacgaaaaaaaacaaagtgttGGTGATATTAGATGATTTATGGGAGCAGTTGCATCTGTCAAAGGTTGGGATTCGATTTCCAGAGATGGCTACCACTTGCAAAGTGGTGAtcacaacaagaaacaaagatgTCTGCAAAAGAATGAGCTGCAAAGAGATAGTTGAGTTGAATAAATTATCAGATGAAGAATCTTGGAGTCTATTCAGGAGTAGAGCAGGGGATGCCGTGGAGTCTCCCACAATGAGGGAATTGGCATGGAATGTGGCCAGAGAGTGTGATGGTCTGCCTCTGGCATTGGTGGTTCTTGGCGCAGCGCTAAAAGGTGAGAAACCAGAGCATTGGAATACAGTGTTGAAGCAGCTAAAAAAGTCGATGGACGTGGATCTCCTTGATGTGAGTAAAGAAGTTTTTCAATCCATCAAACTTAGTTTCGATATTTTGAAGAATGAGACAGCCAAGTCTTGCTTTCTGCACTGTTGTCTCTACCCTGAAGATTATGATATTCCTAAAGAAGAACTGATGCATTTGATGGTCGGAGGGGACATCTTAATTGGTGTTGAAACTCTGAACGATGCACAGGATAGAGTGAATCTACTGCTCGACCAGCTAAAAGCTCGTAGTTTGCTTCTTCAAGGTAAGGATGAACGCTTTGTAAAAATGCATGATGTTGTTAGGGATGTGACGATACAGATCGGTGCTGTGGCAGATCATGCGTTCTATTGCAGAGCTGGGCAAGGCTTGAAAGAGTGGCCTGTTGAAAGTGAGATGCGAAATTGCCGACGGCTTTCACTGATGGGCAATGATATTAAAGATCTTCGTCCTGATCCAATGCAGTATCCAAAACTTGAGATGTTGATCCTGAGAGACAACAGAAGGTTATCAAGCATCCCAGAAATGTTCTTCCAACATATGGGATCTCTGATGGTTCTTGACTTGAGTTATACAGATATTAAATCGCTGCCAAATTCACTGTCTTGTCTCACTAATCTCAGAGCATTGAACCTGAGAGGTTGTCGTGCTCTAGAAGATATTTCTCACATTAATGGGTTGAAGATGCTTGAAATACTTATTCTGGAAGATTGTCCGGTGTCCATTGCTCCAGAAGGTGTAAAATGGGCGCAGAATGTGAGATTTGTTGATTTGGGTATTTCAGTGATGAATGATTATTTTTCCAAGGAATTTCCAAGATTTCACAGGCTAGAACAATTGTTCATGAGCAAGTTTGCAGGTAGCTTTAGAGAGTTGATCTTAAGTTTGAGGCATCTAACTCACCTATTCATCGACCAAGTGGTGGACTTAGATGATTCCTTATCACATGAACTAGTCTCACCAGGTTCTTGGCCTGATCGACTTCAAGACTTCAGCATTAATTTTCTCCCAGAACATGTACAGTACTGGTATCATCTTCATCTCTTGGGTAGAAGACGTTTGGGACTGATGGGAACCAATCCCTTGGCTGTTTGGGTCAAGAAATTACTtgaaaaaactcaaaatttggCATTAGCAGAATTTCAGGAAACTGAACTGAGTTCCATCGACTGCCTCTTGCTCTCAAGTTTGGAGTATCTTACAATTGTCAACTGGCCAAATTTGATCAAGTTGTTGGGTGATGAGCGATTATTGCATGAACAAATGAACCTCAGCCAACTCAAACAAATGAGAATAGACAATTGTCCCAGGTTAATCAGTTTAATACCATCAAGCCTTTGGGGGAGTATGCAGAAACTAGAGTATGTAAGGGTTAAGGCCTGCCCTATGATGCTGGAACTGTTTCCATTCGAGTGCCCACCAAACTTGAAGAAATTGCATATCGATAATTGTGGAGTGAGATATGTAGTTTCATCTGAGATGGACACAGTGGCAATATTGGCAGATCCTTCTCCAGCACTAGAGAATCTTCATATCAGAAATTGCCAAAAGATGATTGGGATGATCTCTCCCTCTGCTTCTTTGCAAACCCCGTGCTTCTTACAGCGACTTGAATTTCTCTTGATCAATTCATGTCCAAGACTTACGCATCTTTTCTCCTACAAGCAAGCAATAAGCATGCAACATTTGAGTGATCTTTTTATAGAAGATTGTGCTGCATTGGAAGCTGTGGTGATTTCCACGGAAAATAAGGAGGAAGCATCTTCAAGCGCACATGTTGCTGATCATGAATCTAATAGCCTTTTCCCTAATTTGATAAATCTTGTCTTAGATCATTTGCCTCAACTCACTGCCTTCCATCACCCCACAGAGAATCTTGAGATCATAAATTGCCAAAAGATGATTGGGATGATCTCTCCCCTTGCTTCTTTGCAAGTCCCGTGCTTCTTCCAGCGACTTATAAATCTCACGGTCAATTCATGTCCAAGACTGACGCATCTTTTCTCCTACGAGCAAGCAATAAGCATGCAACATTTGAGTGATCTTTCTATAAGCAAATGTGCTGCATTGGAGGCTGTGGTGATTTCCACCGAAAATAAAGAGGAAGCATCTTCAAGCACACATGTTGCTGATCATGAATCTTATAATAGCCCTTTCCCTAATTTGAGAAGACTCATGCTACGTAATTTGCCTCAACTGACTGCCTTCCATCACCCCACAGCACCGCCCGTGGAGTGGTTACACCTTGAAAGATACGTCATACGTGAATGCCCAAAACTACAGGAGCCTTTGAAGGAACAAATTCGAGCACTACG GGCTAGGATGAATGAAGGAGAGGATTCAGAGGGAGAGGATTCAGAAGAAGAGGATTCAGATGATTTGTAA
- the LOC120278033 gene encoding probable disease resistance protein At4g27220 isoform X1, producing MDFVSTITGVIFDHAWDHVGRHIGYLLSYKRNINKLERKFDELDALRKDVQERVDATRRERLEVVDNVVQNWLMNVDRKEKEVKKIKENASANKHFLHIGLHYKLGKEAADLIKTTDDLIREGKFASVSHKQPPPSTTDSLLYNEGFVIFDSRKSRAKKILEALKNEAVHSIGLCGMGGVGKTMLVKDVAKQAKEQSFFGEVVMVTASQNIDLKKIQKEMAECLGFPLNEENVVVRAAKLAERLTTKKNKVLVILDDLWEQLHLSKVGIRFPEMATTCKVVITTRNKDVCKRMSCKEIVELNKLSDEESWSLFRSRAGDAVESPTMRELAWNVARECDGLPLALVVLGAALKGEKPEHWNTVLKQLKKSMDVDLLDVSKEVFQSIKLSFDILKNETAKSCFLHCCLYPEDYDIPKEELMHLMVGGDILIGVETLNDAQDRVNLLLDQLKARSLLLQGKDERFVKMHDVVRDVTIQIGAVADHAFYCRAGQGLKEWPVESEMRNCRRLSLMGNDIKDLRPDPMQYPKLEMLILRDNRRLSSIPEMFFQHMGSLMVLDLSYTDIKSLPNSLSCLTNLRALNLRGCRALEDISHINGLKMLEILILEDCPVSIAPEGVKWAQNVRFVDLGISVMNDYFSKEFPRFHRLEQLFMSKFAGSFRELILSLRHLTHLFIDQVVDLDDSLSHELVSPGSWPDRLQDFSINFLPEHVQYWYHLHLLGRRRLGLMGTNPLAVWVKKLLEKTQNLALAEFQETELSSIDCLLLSSLEYLTIVNWPNLIKLLGDERLLHEQMNLSQLKQMRIDNCPRLISLIPSSLWGSMQKLEYVRVKACPMMLELFPFECPPNLKKLHIDNCGVRYVVSSEMDTVAILADPSPALENLHIRNCQKMIGMISPSASLQTPCFLQRLEFLLINSCPRLTHLFSYKQAISMQHLSDLFIEDCAALEAVVISTENKEEASSSAHVADHESNSLFPNLINLVLDHLPQLTAFHHPTENLEIINCQKMIGMISPLASLQVPCFFQRLINLTVNSCPRLTHLFSYEQAISMQHLSDLSISKCAALEAVVISTENKEEASSSTHVADHESYNSPFPNLRRLMLRNLPQLTAFHHPTAPPVEWLHLERYVIRECPKLQEPLKEQIRALRSRRARMNEGEDSEGEDSEEEDSDDL from the exons ATGGACTTCGTTAGCACAATCACTGGTGTGATTTTCGATCATGCATGGGACCACGTTGGGCGCCACATTGGTTACCTTCTTTCCTACAAACGCAATATCAACAAGTTGGAGAGAAAATTTGATGAACTTGATGCTCTTCGGAAGGATGTCCAAGAAAGGGTTGATGCAACGAGACGTGAAAGACTTGAAGTGGTCGACAATGTAGTTCAAAATTGGTTGATGAACGTGGACAGAAAGGAAAAGGAggtaaagaaaatcaaagaaaatgctTCCGCCAACAAGCACTTTCTACACATAGGCTTGCACTATAAGCTTGGCAAAGAGGCTGCTGATCTTATAAAAACCACTGATGATCTTATAAGAGAAGGCAAGTTTGCTAGCGTGTCTCACAAGCAGCCACCCCCAAGCACTACCGATTCACTGTTGTATAATGAAGGTTTCGTGATTTTCGATTCAAGGAAGTCACGTGCGAAGAAAATACTTGAAGCACTGAAGAATGAAGCTGTGCACTCAATTGGGCTTTGCGGCATGGGGGGAGTGGGAAAGACGATGTTAGTTAAAGACGTCGCGAAGCAAGCCAAAGAGCAGAGCTTCTTTGgtgaggtggtgatggtgaccGCATCACAAAACATAGATCtgaagaaaattcaaaaagagatgGCAGAGTGTTTGGGTTTCCcactcaatgaagaaaatgtagTAGTAAGAGCTGCCAAGCTTGCTGAAAGACTGACAacgaaaaaaaacaaagtgttGGTGATATTAGATGATTTATGGGAGCAGTTGCATCTGTCAAAGGTTGGGATTCGATTTCCAGAGATGGCTACCACTTGCAAAGTGGTGAtcacaacaagaaacaaagatgTCTGCAAAAGAATGAGCTGCAAAGAGATAGTTGAGTTGAATAAATTATCAGATGAAGAATCTTGGAGTCTATTCAGGAGTAGAGCAGGGGATGCCGTGGAGTCTCCCACAATGAGGGAATTGGCATGGAATGTGGCCAGAGAGTGTGATGGTCTGCCTCTGGCATTGGTGGTTCTTGGCGCAGCGCTAAAAGGTGAGAAACCAGAGCATTGGAATACAGTGTTGAAGCAGCTAAAAAAGTCGATGGACGTGGATCTCCTTGATGTGAGTAAAGAAGTTTTTCAATCCATCAAACTTAGTTTCGATATTTTGAAGAATGAGACAGCCAAGTCTTGCTTTCTGCACTGTTGTCTCTACCCTGAAGATTATGATATTCCTAAAGAAGAACTGATGCATTTGATGGTCGGAGGGGACATCTTAATTGGTGTTGAAACTCTGAACGATGCACAGGATAGAGTGAATCTACTGCTCGACCAGCTAAAAGCTCGTAGTTTGCTTCTTCAAGGTAAGGATGAACGCTTTGTAAAAATGCATGATGTTGTTAGGGATGTGACGATACAGATCGGTGCTGTGGCAGATCATGCGTTCTATTGCAGAGCTGGGCAAGGCTTGAAAGAGTGGCCTGTTGAAAGTGAGATGCGAAATTGCCGACGGCTTTCACTGATGGGCAATGATATTAAAGATCTTCGTCCTGATCCAATGCAGTATCCAAAACTTGAGATGTTGATCCTGAGAGACAACAGAAGGTTATCAAGCATCCCAGAAATGTTCTTCCAACATATGGGATCTCTGATGGTTCTTGACTTGAGTTATACAGATATTAAATCGCTGCCAAATTCACTGTCTTGTCTCACTAATCTCAGAGCATTGAACCTGAGAGGTTGTCGTGCTCTAGAAGATATTTCTCACATTAATGGGTTGAAGATGCTTGAAATACTTATTCTGGAAGATTGTCCGGTGTCCATTGCTCCAGAAGGTGTAAAATGGGCGCAGAATGTGAGATTTGTTGATTTGGGTATTTCAGTGATGAATGATTATTTTTCCAAGGAATTTCCAAGATTTCACAGGCTAGAACAATTGTTCATGAGCAAGTTTGCAGGTAGCTTTAGAGAGTTGATCTTAAGTTTGAGGCATCTAACTCACCTATTCATCGACCAAGTGGTGGACTTAGATGATTCCTTATCACATGAACTAGTCTCACCAGGTTCTTGGCCTGATCGACTTCAAGACTTCAGCATTAATTTTCTCCCAGAACATGTACAGTACTGGTATCATCTTCATCTCTTGGGTAGAAGACGTTTGGGACTGATGGGAACCAATCCCTTGGCTGTTTGGGTCAAGAAATTACTtgaaaaaactcaaaatttggCATTAGCAGAATTTCAGGAAACTGAACTGAGTTCCATCGACTGCCTCTTGCTCTCAAGTTTGGAGTATCTTACAATTGTCAACTGGCCAAATTTGATCAAGTTGTTGGGTGATGAGCGATTATTGCATGAACAAATGAACCTCAGCCAACTCAAACAAATGAGAATAGACAATTGTCCCAGGTTAATCAGTTTAATACCATCAAGCCTTTGGGGGAGTATGCAGAAACTAGAGTATGTAAGGGTTAAGGCCTGCCCTATGATGCTGGAACTGTTTCCATTCGAGTGCCCACCAAACTTGAAGAAATTGCATATCGATAATTGTGGAGTGAGATATGTAGTTTCATCTGAGATGGACACAGTGGCAATATTGGCAGATCCTTCTCCAGCACTAGAGAATCTTCATATCAGAAATTGCCAAAAGATGATTGGGATGATCTCTCCCTCTGCTTCTTTGCAAACCCCGTGCTTCTTACAGCGACTTGAATTTCTCTTGATCAATTCATGTCCAAGACTTACGCATCTTTTCTCCTACAAGCAAGCAATAAGCATGCAACATTTGAGTGATCTTTTTATAGAAGATTGTGCTGCATTGGAAGCTGTGGTGATTTCCACGGAAAATAAGGAGGAAGCATCTTCAAGCGCACATGTTGCTGATCATGAATCTAATAGCCTTTTCCCTAATTTGATAAATCTTGTCTTAGATCATTTGCCTCAACTCACTGCCTTCCATCACCCCACAGAGAATCTTGAGATCATAAATTGCCAAAAGATGATTGGGATGATCTCTCCCCTTGCTTCTTTGCAAGTCCCGTGCTTCTTCCAGCGACTTATAAATCTCACGGTCAATTCATGTCCAAGACTGACGCATCTTTTCTCCTACGAGCAAGCAATAAGCATGCAACATTTGAGTGATCTTTCTATAAGCAAATGTGCTGCATTGGAGGCTGTGGTGATTTCCACCGAAAATAAAGAGGAAGCATCTTCAAGCACACATGTTGCTGATCATGAATCTTATAATAGCCCTTTCCCTAATTTGAGAAGACTCATGCTACGTAATTTGCCTCAACTGACTGCCTTCCATCACCCCACAGCACCGCCCGTGGAGTGGTTACACCTTGAAAGATACGTCATACGTGAATGCCCAAAACTACAGGAGCCTTTGAAGGAACAAATTCGAGCACTACG TTCACGTAGGGCTAGGATGAATGAAGGAGAGGATTCAGAGGGAGAGGATTCAGAAGAAGAGGATTCAGATGATTTGTAA